Proteins encoded in a region of the Phacochoerus africanus isolate WHEZ1 chromosome 8, ROS_Pafr_v1, whole genome shotgun sequence genome:
- the DMRTB1 gene encoding doublesex- and mab-3-related transcription factor B1, translating to MKVDLTKLADKMLRTPKCSRCRNHGFLVPVKGHAGKCRWKQCTCEKCYLITERQKIMAAQKLLKKQASEEEQEVALGAQGPQLASGPAAAVLGSSFRPLPPLAASGDGQPGPEGRAAPGFPERPPRGPSPGPSAFQPVLGGRGHVGPRERAAAAAVLSGSLGPQLGAEAAGRGFSGRLELRRPLRPVPSPPFADFGLPLSLNSDYVVGSEYLEREPSKLYPSCTSMHPYRPFPLGYQDAPPTPGIPLQRGFRHVPCSYYHGGGLVGEPVGDFHPGGYYPPPPPPPPPPPPPPPPPPPPPPPPPPLQPQFLPPGFLSALHFLPPPPPPPPPSSFSLSLLSDADNENTDDQDAEQPCPPRQPSPQEQSD from the exons ATGAAGGTAGACCTTACCAAGCTGGCCGACAAGATGCTGCGCACCCCCAAGTGCTCCCGGTGCCGGAACCATGGGTTCCTGGTGCCCGTAAAGGGCCACGCGGGCAAGTGCCGCTGGAAGCAGTGCACCTGCGAGAAGTGCTACCTGATCACCGAGCGCCAGAAGATCATGGCTGCGCAAAAACTGCTCAAGAAGCAGGCCTCcgaggaggagcaggaggtggcCCTGGGTGCGCAGGGGCCCCAGCTGGCGTCCGGGCCCGCGGCCGCCGTCCTGGGCTCAAGCTTCCGCCCGCTGCCTCCGCTGGCCGCTTCGGGAGACGGGCAGCCGGGCCCAGAGGGCCGCGCGGCCCCCGGCTTCCCGGAGAGACCCCCGCGGGGCCCCAGCCCCGGCCCGAGCGCCTTCCAGCCAGTTCTGGGCGGCCGCGGCCACGTGGGGCCAAGAGaacgcgccgccgccgccgcggtcCTGTCCGGTTCTCTGGGGCCCCAGCTCGGGGCGGAGGCCGCAGGCCGGGGATTTTCCGGCCGCCTGGAGCTGCGCAGGCCTCTGCGGCCTGTGCCCAGCCCGCCGTTCGCCGACTTCG GGctccctctgagcctcaactCGGATTATGTGGTGGGGTCTGAGTACCTGGAGAGAGAACCATCTAAGCTGTACCCAAGCTGCACCAGCATGCACCCCTACCGCCCGTTCCCGCTGGGCTATCAGGATGCTCCCCCGACCCCGGGGATCCCCCTGCAGCGGGGCTTCCGCCATGTGCCCTGCAGCTATTACCATGGAGGAGGCTTG GTGGGAGAGCCCGTGGGAGACTTCCACCCAGGCGGCTACtacccgccgccgccaccgccaccgccgcctccacccccgccgccgccgccgccgccgccaccgccaccaccaccgccgCCGCTGCAGCCTCAGTTCCTGCCGCCCGGCTTTCTCTCCGCGCTGCACttcctcccgccgccgccgccgccgccgcccccatCGTCCTTCTCGCTGAGCCTCCTGTCGGACGCGGACAATGAGAACACGG ATGACCAGGATGCGGAGCAGCCGTGCCCGCCCCGTCAGCCGTCGCCCCAGGAGCAGTCTGACTAG